One genomic window of Gemmatimonadaceae bacterium includes the following:
- a CDS encoding cyanophycinase codes for MVCGGRQWNIVDSYANTRTYKAFHDVLARGGVIGGSSAGATIQGDYLVRGAIAGAQLMMAPEPEHQQAFRFLRRSAIDQHINTRNRWNDLQEVMGKFPNLLGIGLSEATAIVVTGDQFEVMGKAQVAIHDTSHPQPAGEKPYLVLNAGDRYDMKQRRVIR; via the coding sequence GTGGTTTGTGGGGGCCGCCAGTGGAACATTGTAGACTCATACGCGAATACACGCACCTATAAGGCCTTCCATGATGTGTTGGCCCGCGGCGGGGTGATCGGGGGCAGTTCGGCGGGTGCCACCATTCAGGGCGACTATCTGGTGCGCGGCGCCATTGCCGGCGCACAACTGATGATGGCGCCGGAGCCCGAGCATCAGCAGGCGTTTCGCTTCCTGCGCCGGTCGGCCATCGATCAGCATATCAACACGCGCAATCGCTGGAACGATCTGCAGGAAGTGATGGGGAAATTTCCGAATCTGCTGGGCATCGGGCTGAGTGAAGCTACGGCCATTGTGGTCACCGGTGACCAGTTTGAAGTGATGGGCAAGGCGCAGGTGGCGATTCACGATACGTCCCATCCGCAGCCGGCCGGTGAGAAGCCATACCTCGTGCTCAACGCTGGCGATCGCTATGACATGAAGCAACGGAGAGTGATTCGATGA